TTTGCTGATTGGTTGTTATCTGTGTTACCTCAAGGGTTAAGTGGCCTTGTAGCAGTTCTAAGAAACTGGACTTTTGCCATGTTCTTCGTCTTAGCAGAACTTTGGGGAAGCGTCATGCTATCACTGATGTTTTGGGGTTTTGCTAACGAAATCACAAAGATCAGCGAAGCAAAAAGGTTCTATGCTTTGTTTGGAATTGGAGCAAATCTTGCTTTACTAGCTTCAGGAAGGTCTATCATTTGGGCTTCCAGAATGCGTAGCGCTGCTACCGCAGGACAAGATCCATGGACTACCTCTTTGTATCTGCTAATGGGTATGGTCTTAGCTGCTGGTATCGTTATTATGGGGTGTTACTGGTGGATCAACAAAAATGTTCTAACAGATCCTAGATTCTATAATCCTGAAGAGCTTAAAAAGTCTAAGAAATCTAAGCCGAAAATGAGTTTAAAAGAGAGCTTCTCCTACCTTCTCAGGTCTCCTTATATTCTTTCCTTGGCTGTCTTGGTAATATGTTATGGCGTTTGCATAAACTTGGTTGAAGTCACTTGGAAGAGCCAATTGAAACTTCAATATCCCAATGCCAACCAGTACAGCGAATTTATGGGACACTTCTCCTTCTGGACAGGAATTGTCTCCGTAATGGTTATGTTGTTTATTGGCGGAAACGTTATCAGAAGGTTCGGTTGGTTAGCAGGTGCTCTGGTGACTCCAGTAATGATTTTGATTACCGGTGCACTTTTCTTCGCGCTAGTAATTTTTAGAGACCAAGCTACAGGATTGGTTGCTATGCTTGGAACAACTCCACTTATGATGGCTGTCATTGTCGGCGCTATCCAAAATATCCTTTCTAAATCCACGAAGTATGCTTTATTTGATGCCACAAAAGAAATGGCTTATATTCCTTTGGATCAAGAGCAAAAAGTTAAAGGAAAGGCTGCCATCGATGTCGTGGCTGCTCGATTTGGAAAGTCTGGTGGATCCTTAATACAACAAGGGCTTTTGGTAATTTGTGGAAGCATCGGAGCGATGACCCCTTACCTTGCTGCTATACTATTCGTGATTATTGGCTGCTGGGTCGTTGCTGCCTCCAAACTTAACGTGCTTTTCCTTAAACTTACTGCTTCTGAAGAAGAGGGTTCTTCTGAACAAGAACCTACTGAGGCTAAGGAGAGTGTCGTTGCCGTTGAAAACGCCTCTTCATAGAAAGGCTCGTCTTTCTATGAAGACAATTCCTCAAAGCTCAGGGAATACTCCCTGAGCTTTTTTTTTGCTGCCCCTCTGTATTGACAACTTATAGATCCAACTCATAACATTGTCCTTTTTCTGATCTAAAGAGGGATACATTGAAAGAGTATAATATCGAGAATATTAGGAATTTTTCTATAATAGCCCACATTGATCATGGAAAATCTACAATAGCCGATCGCCTGCTGGAAGCGACTCAAACCGTTGAGGAGCGGGAGATGAAGGACCAGCTTCTAGATTCCATGGACCTGGAAAGAGAACGGGGCATCACTATCAAGGCGCACCCCGTCACTATGCGTTACGTTCACGAAGGTGTAGAGTATGAAATAAATCTTATAGACACTCCGGGGCACGTAGATTTTTCTTACGAAGTATCTCGTTCTTTATCCGCTTGCGAAGGCGCGTTGCTTATTGTCGACGCAGCGCAAGGAGTACAAGCCCAGAGCTTAGCTAACGTGTACCTAGCGCTCGATCGAAATCTAGAAATTATTCCCATCCTTAATAAAATAGATCTACCAGCAGCAGATCCGGAGGAAGTTAAACGGCAAATTAGAGATTACATAGGTTTGGATACGACAAATGCCATTGCTTGTTCAGCAAAAACAGGTTTAGGAATTTCTGATATTTTAGAAGCTATCATAGCTCTTATTCCCCCGCCTTTGCCTCAAGATCCAGGTGCTCCTCTGAAAGCTTTGGTATTTGATTCTCACTATGATCCTTATGTAGGGATTATGGTTTACGTCCGCATAGTAAGTGGGGAGATAAAAAAAGGAGATAAAATTATTCTAATGGCTTCTGGGAACACTTCCCATGAAGTGCTTGGAGTTGGAGCCTTTATGCCCGAAGCCACTTTGATAGAAGATTCTTTAAAACCAGGCCAAGTTGGGTACTTCATTGCCAATATTAAAAAAGTAAAAGATGTTAAAATTGGAGACACCGTAACAACCCACAAGAATCCAGCCAAGGAGCCTTTGGAAGGGTTCAAAGAGATAAACCCCGTAGTTTTTGCTGGAATTTATCCCATAGATTCTTCTGATTTTGACGCACTGAAAGACGCTTTATCTAGATTGCAGCTAAACGATTCTGCATTGACAGTGGAACAAGAAAGCAGTCATTCTTTGGGGTTTGGGTTCCGCTGCGGATTTTTAGGGCTGTTACACCTAGAAATTATTTTTGAACGCATAATGCGAGAATTCGATATCGATGTTATCGCTACTGCTCCTAGCGTCGTTTACCGGATAGTCTTGAAGAATGGAAAAGTTTTGGAAATCGATAACCCGACAGCCTACCCCGATCCAGCAACTATCGAACACGTAGAAGAACCCTGGGTCACGGCACATATTATTACTCCTCAGGAATATCTAAGCAATATTATGAGTCTCTGTCTGGATAAGCGGGGATTATGTTCGAAGACGGAAATGCTTGATGATAATCGCCTGATACTCACCTACAGCCTTCCTCTAAACGAAATCGTTTCTGATTTTAACGATAAATTAAAATCCGTTACCAAAGGATATGGTTCTTTTGACTATCAGCTCTCTGATTACCAAAAAAGTCCTATTATTAAGCTCGAGATTCTCGTCAACGATGAACCTGTGGATGCTTTCTCCTGCTTAGTGCATAGAGACAAAGCAGAATCTAGAGGGAGAAGCATTTGTGAAAAGCTAGTAGAAGTCATCCCCCAACAACTTTTCAAAGTTCCCATTCAAGCGGCAATTAATAAAAAAATTGTCGCCCGAGAAACTATTCGAGCTTTATCCAAAAACGTTACAGCAAAATGCTACGGTGGGGACATCACTCGAAAACGAAAGCTTTGGGAAAAACAGAAAAAAGGAAAAAAGCGTATGCGCGAATTTGGAAAAGTATCTATTCCAAATACAGCCTTTATGGAAGTACTAAAGTTAGACTAGCCTTTGGCATGCAAACAGAGAGCGGGGGAAGATCCTGCTCAAAATGCTTGGGATCTCTCTCCATTAGACTAAGTTGGTTTCCAAGTCCCCACTCCAGTCGGTGTGATAAAATTCTCCTCTCGGTCTGTCCACTCTTTCGTAGGAATGAGCTCCAAAATAATCCCGAAGCCCCTGGATGAGGTTAGCTGAAGAGTTTGAGGTAGTATATCCATCAAAGTAGGATATAGCTTCTGATAAACAAGGAACAGGAATTCCCGAAAGAACTGCTGCAGCAACGACTCTTCTCCATCCACTATCTGCTTGTTTTAGCGCACTCTGGAAGAAAGGATCCATGATTAATGAGGGAAGATCCGGGGACGAAACAAACGCATTTTTTATATCTTGTAAAAATACACTTTGTATTATGCATCCACCACGCCATATCAAGGAAATTTCTCCCAAATCTAAATCCCAATCAAACTTTGTTGAAGCCTTTTTTAGCAAGGAGAACCCCTGAGAATAACTAATAATTTTGGATGCGTAAAGGGCATGGAAGCAATCTTGCAAAAATTCCTTTTTTGAGCCAGAAAACTCCAGGTCTGATTTAGAAAATGCTTCCTTTGCCAAGATTCTTTCTTCTTTCATTCCTGATAAATATCGGGAAAATACAGCTCCTGTAATCAAAGACAAAGGAACGTCTGCTTGCAGAGCTTCAATAGCTGTCCACTTTCCTGTTCCTTTTTGTCCAGCGACATCCAATATGGAATCTATTATGGATCGATTATTTTTATCTTTAGCTGCCAATACTTCTGATGTAATACGAACTAAATAACTTTCTAATTCACAATTATTCCAATCGTCAAAAACTAAAGCTATTTCATCCGAAGACATTCGTACATAATCTCTCATCAGTCCGTACAACTCACTGATAAGTTGCATATCTCCATACTCTATACCATTATGGACCATCTTGACATAATGCCCTGCTCCCCCACTACCTATCCAAGAACAACACGGCTTCCCATCTTGCGATTTAGCAGCAATAGAAAGAAATATAGGTTTGATAAATTCCCAAGCCCTGAAATCTCCCCCAGGCATAATTGAAGGACCGTTACGAGCCCCTTCTTCACCTCCGGAAATACCTGCTCCAACAAAAAAAATCTGTTTGGATTTTAACTCTTTGAAACGCCTTTCTGAATCCAAAAAATAACTATTACCACCATCGATGATAATATCGCCTTCTTCCAAAAAAGGAAGCAGAGCATTGATAGTGTGATCTACAGGATCTCCAGACTTAATCATCAGTAATATCTTTCTTGGACGTTCTAGAGAACTGACAAACTCTTGCAAAGAATAAAACCCCTGAATACTGGAACCCAGCACCTCGGGATCCTCTAAAAACTCCCTTGTTTTCTCCTGACTACGATTATAAACAGAAACAGAAAACCCGTGATCTCGCATGTTTAGCACTAAATTCTTTCCCATCACAGCGAGACCTATTAGTCCGATATCAGATCCTTTTGTCATTTAAAGTCCTTTTTTTACTGAAAAGTCAAATTACGACTAACACTGACCTTTTTTTTCTTCCTCTAGACACGACTATATACTTAGAGAAAACAATATCTTCAGGAGAAACAACTTCCTCACTACTGGACAACACCCTAGAATTAATATATAAACCCTTCTGATCCACTAGTCTTCTTACTTCGCCTTTAGAAGTGGCTATTCCTGTATGCACTAAAAGATCTGCCCATTTTTTTCCAAAAATATCAATCCTTGACACCTCTATCCCAAAGCCAGTGTCTACAAGTACCGATAATGAATCTTCAGTAAATTCTGAAACCCTACCAGGAACCATAGCTTGAGTGATACTCATTGCTGAGGATACCCCTGCGTCTCCATGCACAATCCTAACAACTTCCTGAGACAAATATGCCTTCACTTGCTCGGGATTCTCTTTTAATTTTAACAGAAGAACTTCTATCTCCTTATTTTCTATCAAAGTTAACAGCTTAGCCACCTTAGGCATCTCTGCATCCTCGAGACCATATATATACTGGTACAATTCATAAGGAGAGGTTTTATTAGCGTCTAACCATACGGCTCCTTTTTCCGTTTTGCCTAACTTATTTCCCTGACTATCAGTTAATAAAGGATATGTGAAGCCATGAGCTTTTTTTGCTAAATTTTTTCGAATAAAGTCTATACCTGCCGTAATATTTCCCCACTGGTCACTACCTCCGATCTGTAGGAAGATCCCCTTTTCTCTGAATAAGTGATAGAAATCATAAGCTTGCAATAGCTGATAACTGAACTCTGTAAAGCTCATGCCTTCGTCCGAACGAAGGCGTTGCTTAACACTGTCCTTAGCTAACATATTTCCCAAGCGAAAATGCTTAGCCACATCTCTCAAAAAATCCACTAAGGGCATCTCCCCTAGCCAAGAAAAATTATCCACTATCTCAATGTCAGGAACAAACCGTTGCAGAGCCTTCTTTAAAGAGTCTGTATTTTCTTCTACCGTCTTCTTATCAAGTAGGACTCTCTCAGTACTTTTCCCTGAGGGATCACCTATCATACCTGTCGCTCCTCCAATGAGCGCTACAACTCTATGACCAAACAACGATAATTTTTTTAAAGCAAGTATTCCTGCTAGGTGCCCAACGTGAAGGGAAGAGCCTGTTGGGTCAAAACCTAGGTAAGCGGAGACGGGGCCTGACACCTCTGATAATCCTTCAGAAACATCAACAACCGAACCCCGGTCCTGCATATAAGTGAGGAAATTCTTCATAAAAATTACAGCAGATAAAAATATAGATCTTAAAGTCCTTTCCCATAATATTCAAGAACTGAACTAGAACATAAGAAATCTACCCTAGAATTATCATTCGTCACTGCTGTTGATTTTTCTCACAGCTAAGAATAAATTTTAAAATCGACCCATCTTAATGGATTTTTGTTAACTTATCCCTTTTCTTTACTTTTTTACCAACTCTCTAGATTATTATGTCCTCTATGTACGGGCAGACTTTCCTTGGAGAAACTATTAGTTTTTTCTATGTAAATAGAATTTTGTACCAAACTGTCAATTTAATCCTGTAAATTGTCACAGATCCAGTTTTTACATCAAAACTAAACAAAAGAAAGTAATGCTTGTCAAAAAGGAATAAGGTAACTCAATCAAGAATCACTTTATATTCAAATTATTTGTTAAGATACTAAAAGGACTTCCTTTATGAAGATATCATCTGGGAACACCCAGCCACTTACGCTATCAGCACATGAGGAACTTTCATCTGTACCAAGTTCCCGTTTTTTCAACACCGAAAAGGTCAATACTCTAGGATATATCATTTTAGCAGTTTTAGCAGTCGCATTGTTAGCCAGCGTTGTAGCTATGGTGCTAACCAAAGATATAACGTTCACTATTGTGCAGTCCATCCTAGGCGTAATGTTAGCTTCCATTGTAGCTATGATGAAAACCCCATTACCCGGGAACTCAGCACAAAGGCGATTTTATCAGATTACAAAAAATTCTTAAAAGCAGACCTTAGGCGGAGTAATGCTTTAGAATGGATTTGAGATACCCTAGATTCGCTGACACCTAGAATGTTTCCGATTTCTTTCAGCATTAAATCTTCATAGTAGTACAGGACCAAAACTTGCCGTTCTCTCTCGTCTAAATTCAGAATAGCCCCGGCTAGTAATTTCTTTCTTTCTTCTTTTTCTGCCGCCTCAAATCCCGTCATCGCTTTTTCATCAACAAGTCTATCTTCGAGGCAAAAGCCTCTATCTTCTGCATCATTGCAAGATCGGTCTTCGTGGATGGAAATCATTAGGGAAGTTTTTGCCAACTGGTACCATTCTGACAATTCTTCTTGTGAGATCTGAAGATGCTTACAAAGTTCAAAATCTGTAGGCTCTCTACCTAGGCTTGCCCTTAAAGAATCAATAGCTGAAGACAAGAGACCAGTCTTCTTGTGAACACTACGAGGAACCCAATCCTGTTTTCTTAGATCATCAATAATTGAAGCTTTGATTAAAAAGGATGCATAACTTTCAAACTTAGGGCTTTTTTCTGGATTAAACTTCTCTACTGCCCTAACCAATCCTTCGACACCTGCTGCATAAAGATCCTCATTATGAATATGGCTAGGGAAGCCTGCAGACAGCTTATGAACGACGATATTTACCAAATAAAGATAGGACTCAATTAAGAAATCTCTATCCACGATAGCTCTTGTCTCAAGGTATCGCTTCCATGGTTCAGAAAGTTCTGGGAAATCTTGAGTTTTCACAATTTCTCTTTATTTTTCTATAAATAAGAGAATAGTTAAAAAAAATTTTTTAAACAACACCTTTAGAAGAGAGTTATAATCAAAAAATATAAATTATAATAAAACTTTTTCGGAAACCGTTCCTAAAGAACATATCTCTATGTCCTTAGGCAATTCATCATAAGAAAGAATCAAAAGATCAGGAAACTTGTGCTCTATTATCTTTTTCATTTCTACGCGAGACTCACTACCTGTAACTACAGCACGAACCTCTTTCTCTAAACTGTGCAATAACGGCTCTCTAAATAATTCGTCAATTTCCTCCAATATCTTTTGACAAACAGAAGGATTTTTCTCAGGATAATCACACCCAATGAGTTGTTCTACGTAGGGATCTACTGTCACGACATGAATCTTTTTCTGTTTCCCAAGGATACTTCGCCCCACTCTATCACCTAAATGTTTACGAACATGTTCCACTACTCTATCTAAAGAAACCTTGTTACTAGGAAGAGAAGAGAGAGAATCAACGATATAAGGAAACAAATGCAACGAGATACCATCTTTAAGGAGAGATTTGCATACCACCATTAAAGAATCTCTGGAAATTTTCATAGGGATAATTTCATCAGAAAAAATTCCCCATTGAGCTTCAGTTCTCACGAGCAACTCTTCTATAACTCTGGCATTTACACACTCATGTGCCAAAGAGGACATTTTTCTATATAGAGAATCTTCAACAAATCCATCTAAATCAAAAATAAAATTAAAAACTTGTAAAAACGCTCCTGAATTATTACTTCGAATTATACGGATATTTTTTGGAAAATGCACTCCCAACTCATTATAAATCCTCAGAGCTGTAAATCTGTAATTTCTCTTAATGTCATCTTCTCTCATATCAGCGATAGGAAGGTGCAATTCCACTTTAGGCTCACTTTCCAATTGGTCTTTATGAGCTAACTTTAGCCCAATCAATAGCAGAACAGACCCAGACAAAAAGGTAGGAGTAAAAGGAACTCCAGGCAAAAAAGCAAAAAGCAGCATAGAAAACGATGCTGGGAAAAATATCTTAGAATGCTTTTGAAGATCTTTAGTAAAGGAATGCACAAAAGTTTTTTGTTTGCCGACCTTGGATATTGTTGTTGCTGCCCCCACTGAAGTCAGTATGGCTGGGATCTGTCCGACTAAACCATCTCCTAAAATTACAAGCCATAGTTTATCAAATGTTAAAGATGAGAAACTTAGCAAGAAAGGAACAGAGAAAACATTTACTGCCAATATAAGCAGAGCTATAACGGCATCTCCTTTTACAAAGCGAAAAACGCCTTCCATGGAAGAAAAAAATTCGCTTTCTTGAATTACTTCTTCTCTAAGATTTTCTATAGAAGCAAAACTTTTCCTTCCAGAATTTAAGGACATATCTAGGGCCATTTGCTTCCCCGGTAGAGCTTCTAAAATAAACCGAGCCCTAACTTCTGCTATACGTTCTCCACCTTTTGCTATCAGAAGAAAGTTCATAAAAAATAAGATGATTAAGACTGCTGTACCTGCAATAATGCTATCGGAAGCTAAAAATTTTCCCAGAGAGGTGATCATAGGACTAGCTTCTCCGGAAGATAAGATTAATCTCGTGGAAGCGATGTTTAATCCTAAACGAAAAATCGTTAGATAAAATAGCACCGAAGGATAGGAAACTAAATCTTTATCATTCCTAGCAGACAATGCCCACAGAAAAGCAATCAATGAAGAAGAAATCCCTAGACACAAAAAACTATCCAGAAGAAGCGGGGTCATTGGAAACAGGGATGTAGTGACCACTAGTATAGGAAGAAGCAATAACCAAGACTCAAAACTCTTGTTTTTCACGAAATACCTAAGAGGGGTTCCTACTACCGAATCCTTACCCTAACCTATCGATTCACATCAACAATAAAAGCTCTATTTCTCCTCTCTTCCCCTTGATTACTACTCTATTTAGCAGGCAAGTATACAATTCCCAGTGACATCCACAAAGGCAAGTAATGCCAAATAAAGATTTGTATACATATTTCTAAAGCAAATATTCTAAATTTATTTTTCTGAAAAAACACAATCTTTGCTTGTGGAGTATAAAGATTTATGATAGATTCCCCGCTTTCTACTTCTCTTTCGGAGTATAGCGCAGCCTGGTTAGCGCGGTTGCTTTGGGAGCAATAGGTCGGGGGTTCGAATCCCTCTACTCCGATATCTTTTTTCTTGGAGATTTTATGGCTAAATTGACGATTGTTTCGGGAGATGATTCTGAAGAGTTTGAGTTGGAAGATGGCGAGGGAATTTCTGAGGTTTGCGAAGAAGCTGGCGTCCCGTTCGCTTGTACGGAAGGGGTTTGTGGAACCTGTGTCATAGAAGTTCTTGAGGGGCAGGAGAATCTTTCCGAGTTCACCCAGGAAGAGAAGGACTTTCTCGGTGATGAGGGTGGTTGCGAGCGGCTGGCTTGCCAGTGTAAGATTCGGCACGGTAAAGTGAAGGTCACCTTTTAGGGCAGCTTTCTTTACGTCCTTTTATTTCCTTTAATCTCTGGCTTTTTATCAAAAATTATAAAGAAAACTTTATAAAAAAGATAAAATCAAATCTTTTTTGTTAAAAACAAAAAAAATCGGTATAATTACCACTGTAGTAATTTGATTTTGTTAGTTTTATGAAGGTTTTTAGCAATAAAAATACCAGCAGTTTACAAACAGATTCATCGGTTCCAGGCCAACCCGATATCGCACGAGAGAATTGTTCGAGGAAAAGGGTGCTTTCTGCAACCAAGAGGTTCTTTCTAGAGGTTCTCCCGAAATTAGCCATCATCTCCCTCGTAGTACTGTCTATGAGTTTGGCTATTGTCTATTGTTCCGTTGGCACGCTAGTTGGAGCTATTAGTTTGGGGTATCTTATGTTATCCTCTGCCATCGCTGGAATTTGGATCTCGAAAAAAATGCATAAAAAGGAATCGGAAGCGACGGCCGCCAAAGTTCCTACCCATTCCTAAAATCACGCAATAAGGAAGCATTTCGTTATGAGCAATAATATACAACCTGGAGCACATCCTGGTTCTAGGGATTTTGGATTACCGCTAGGAGAAAACGTTGCGGAAGATTTCCTATCACAAGGGAATTCTTCTTCTGTTTCTAAAAGCCGCCTATCCTCTCTGCTTAAAACAGTCAAAAAGGACATTTCGGGACCTAAAGATACTCGCCTGCAAGCCAGGATTGCTTTACTTGTTGTAAGCATAATAGCTATGTTAACTTTTATTGTAGGATTTGCCTCTTGCGTGATATTTGGTCTGCCTGCTCTGGCCGTAATTCCTCTGGTTGCCGGAGCAGTGTTTATTAGCTCTATCATTTTGCACAGGAGCCTATGTTCCTACAGAAAGACTATTCCCTCTGTACGTTCTCCTTCTCCGACAACCAAAGTCCCTAAGCCGTCTTCTACCCCTAAAAAGACTCTGCCAACAACTCCACTTTCAGTAGTAAGGGAAGAGAAAAAAGTACGAACTCCTGCTCTCGATGAAAAAATAACAAAAACACCCCTATCAGCTCCAACTCCTAAATCTCATTCAGTATCAACCCCAAGATCTAAGACTACTAGCTCTTGGATAAAGGTGGACCTTCCTCCGGGATGCTTGGCTAAGGAGGCCTTCTGCTGGGCTCATAAAGATATACCAAACTTAAAACTTGTATCAGCAAAATATTCTATAGATAGCCTAGCTGTACAAAAGAAATTTTTGACAGAATCGTCCGTTATCGTCAATTCAGCAAACCCGACAATGTATCCTGGCGGTGGAGGCACTAACAAAGCGATATCCCTTAAGGTAACCCCAAAATCCTGGGATTCTAGCAAACAGTCTGCAGCCTTATCCTCTACTCCCCTCCATGGTCCACTGAAGGTAGGGGAATTCCGAGCTGGCTTTTGGGAATCTAAAGTTTTTGTGGAAAGCGAAGTCCTGACAACACCTACTCTTTTAGGGCAA
This sequence is a window from Chlamydiifrater volucris. Protein-coding genes within it:
- the npt1 gene encoding NTP/NDP exchange transporter — translated: MTTTTEKPFGKLRSFIWPIHKHELKKVLPMFLMFFCIAFNYTILRDTKDTLIVTAPGSGAEAIPFIKVWLVVPSAVLFMIIYAKLSNILSKQALFYAVISPFLLFFVLFPVVIYPFREVLHPTTFADWLLSVLPQGLSGLVAVLRNWTFAMFFVLAELWGSVMLSLMFWGFANEITKISEAKRFYALFGIGANLALLASGRSIIWASRMRSAATAGQDPWTTSLYLLMGMVLAAGIVIMGCYWWINKNVLTDPRFYNPEELKKSKKSKPKMSLKESFSYLLRSPYILSLAVLVICYGVCINLVEVTWKSQLKLQYPNANQYSEFMGHFSFWTGIVSVMVMLFIGGNVIRRFGWLAGALVTPVMILITGALFFALVIFRDQATGLVAMLGTTPLMMAVIVGAIQNILSKSTKYALFDATKEMAYIPLDQEQKVKGKAAIDVVAARFGKSGGSLIQQGLLVICGSIGAMTPYLAAILFVIIGCWVVAASKLNVLFLKLTASEEEGSSEQEPTEAKESVVAVENASS
- the lepA gene encoding translation elongation factor 4, producing MKEYNIENIRNFSIIAHIDHGKSTIADRLLEATQTVEEREMKDQLLDSMDLERERGITIKAHPVTMRYVHEGVEYEINLIDTPGHVDFSYEVSRSLSACEGALLIVDAAQGVQAQSLANVYLALDRNLEIIPILNKIDLPAADPEEVKRQIRDYIGLDTTNAIACSAKTGLGISDILEAIIALIPPPLPQDPGAPLKALVFDSHYDPYVGIMVYVRIVSGEIKKGDKIILMASGNTSHEVLGVGAFMPEATLIEDSLKPGQVGYFIANIKKVKDVKIGDTVTTHKNPAKEPLEGFKEINPVVFAGIYPIDSSDFDALKDALSRLQLNDSALTVEQESSHSLGFGFRCGFLGLLHLEIIFERIMREFDIDVIATAPSVVYRIVLKNGKVLEIDNPTAYPDPATIEHVEEPWVTAHIITPQEYLSNIMSLCLDKRGLCSKTEMLDDNRLILTYSLPLNEIVSDFNDKLKSVTKGYGSFDYQLSDYQKSPIIKLEILVNDEPVDAFSCLVHRDKAESRGRSICEKLVEVIPQQLFKVPIQAAINKKIVARETIRALSKNVTAKCYGGDITRKRKLWEKQKKGKKRMREFGKVSIPNTAFMEVLKLD
- the gnd gene encoding decarboxylating NADP(+)-dependent phosphogluconate dehydrogenase, whose product is MTKGSDIGLIGLAVMGKNLVLNMRDHGFSVSVYNRSQEKTREFLEDPEVLGSSIQGFYSLQEFVSSLERPRKILLMIKSGDPVDHTINALLPFLEEGDIIIDGGNSYFLDSERRFKELKSKQIFFVGAGISGGEEGARNGPSIMPGGDFRAWEFIKPIFLSIAAKSQDGKPCCSWIGSGGAGHYVKMVHNGIEYGDMQLISELYGLMRDYVRMSSDEIALVFDDWNNCELESYLVRITSEVLAAKDKNNRSIIDSILDVAGQKGTGKWTAIEALQADVPLSLITGAVFSRYLSGMKEERILAKEAFSKSDLEFSGSKKEFLQDCFHALYASKIISYSQGFSLLKKASTKFDWDLDLGEISLIWRGGCIIQSVFLQDIKNAFVSSPDLPSLIMDPFFQSALKQADSGWRRVVAAAVLSGIPVPCLSEAISYFDGYTTSNSSANLIQGLRDYFGAHSYERVDRPRGEFYHTDWSGDLETNLV
- the tyrS gene encoding tyrosine--tRNA ligase, producing the protein MKNFLTYMQDRGSVVDVSEGLSEVSGPVSAYLGFDPTGSSLHVGHLAGILALKKLSLFGHRVVALIGGATGMIGDPSGKSTERVLLDKKTVEENTDSLKKALQRFVPDIEIVDNFSWLGEMPLVDFLRDVAKHFRLGNMLAKDSVKQRLRSDEGMSFTEFSYQLLQAYDFYHLFREKGIFLQIGGSDQWGNITAGIDFIRKNLAKKAHGFTYPLLTDSQGNKLGKTEKGAVWLDANKTSPYELYQYIYGLEDAEMPKVAKLLTLIENKEIEVLLLKLKENPEQVKAYLSQEVVRIVHGDAGVSSAMSITQAMVPGRVSEFTEDSLSVLVDTGFGIEVSRIDIFGKKWADLLVHTGIATSKGEVRRLVDQKGLYINSRVLSSSEEVVSPEDIVFSKYIVVSRGRKKRSVLVVI
- a CDS encoding FliA/WhiG family RNA polymerase sigma factor, with amino-acid sequence MKTQDFPELSEPWKRYLETRAIVDRDFLIESYLYLVNIVVHKLSAGFPSHIHNEDLYAAGVEGLVRAVEKFNPEKSPKFESYASFLIKASIIDDLRKQDWVPRSVHKKTGLLSSAIDSLRASLGREPTDFELCKHLQISQEELSEWYQLAKTSLMISIHEDRSCNDAEDRGFCLEDRLVDEKAMTGFEAAEKEERKKLLAGAILNLDERERQVLVLYYYEDLMLKEIGNILGVSESRVSQIHSKALLRLRSAFKNFL
- a CDS encoding FHIPEP family type III secretion protein codes for the protein MKNKSFESWLLLLPILVVTTSLFPMTPLLLDSFLCLGISSSLIAFLWALSARNDKDLVSYPSVLFYLTIFRLGLNIASTRLILSSGEASPMITSLGKFLASDSIIAGTAVLIILFFMNFLLIAKGGERIAEVRARFILEALPGKQMALDMSLNSGRKSFASIENLREEVIQESEFFSSMEGVFRFVKGDAVIALLILAVNVFSVPFLLSFSSLTFDKLWLVILGDGLVGQIPAILTSVGAATTISKVGKQKTFVHSFTKDLQKHSKIFFPASFSMLLFAFLPGVPFTPTFLSGSVLLLIGLKLAHKDQLESEPKVELHLPIADMREDDIKRNYRFTALRIYNELGVHFPKNIRIIRSNNSGAFLQVFNFIFDLDGFVEDSLYRKMSSLAHECVNARVIEELLVRTEAQWGIFSDEIIPMKISRDSLMVVCKSLLKDGISLHLFPYIVDSLSSLPSNKVSLDRVVEHVRKHLGDRVGRSILGKQKKIHVVTVDPYVEQLIGCDYPEKNPSVCQKILEEIDELFREPLLHSLEKEVRAVVTGSESRVEMKKIIEHKFPDLLILSYDELPKDIEICSLGTVSEKVLL
- a CDS encoding 2Fe-2S iron-sulfur cluster-binding protein — translated: MAKLTIVSGDDSEEFELEDGEGISEVCEEAGVPFACTEGVCGTCVIEVLEGQENLSEFTQEEKDFLGDEGGCERLACQCKIRHGKVKVTF